A stretch of Raphanus sativus cultivar WK10039 unplaced genomic scaffold, ASM80110v3 Scaffold1750, whole genome shotgun sequence DNA encodes these proteins:
- the LOC130504712 gene encoding photosystem I chlorophyll a/b-binding protein 5, chloroplastic → MSVFLRGGIAGGFLIRSRDSSAVITKQRRISSVGAVTGPSVNPTAAIEQRATWLPGLEPPPYLDGKLAGDYGFDPLGLGEDPKSLKWYVQAELVHARFAMLGVAGILFTDLLRTTGISNLPVWYDAGATKFDFASTKTLIVVQFLLMGFAETKRYMDFVSPGSQAAEGSFFGLEAALEGLEPGYPGGPLLNPLGLAKDIKNANDWKLKEIKNGRLAMMAMLGFFVQASVTHTGPIDNLVEHLSNPWHKTIIQTLFTSTS, encoded by the exons ATGTCTGTCTTCTTACGCGGAGGAATCGCCGGAGGATTTCTTATCCGTAGTCGTGACTCCTCAGCCGTCATCACAAAACAACGACGAATCTCATCCGTTGGAGCCGTAACAGGACCAAGCGTCAATCCAACGGCAGCCATTGAACAACGTGCCACATGGCTACCTGGTCTCGAACCTCCACCTTACCTCGACGGAAA GTTAGCTGGAGACTACGGGTTTGACCCGCTCGGGTTAGGAGAAGATCCGAAAAGCTTGAAATGGTATGTTCAAGCAGAGCTTGTCCATGCTCGTTTCGCCATGCTTGGTGTTGCCGGAATTCTCTTCACAGAT CTACTTCGTACCACAGGGATTAGCAACTTACCGGTTTGGTACGATGCCGGAGCAACGAAATTTGATTTTGCCAGCACAAAGACTCTCATTGTTGTACAGTTTCTACTCATGgg GTTTGCTGAGACCAAAAGGTATATGGACTTCGTCTCACCAGGATCTCAAGCCGCAGAAGGTTCTTTCTTTGGACTTGAAGCAGCACTCGAAGGGCTCGAGCCCGG ATATCCTGGAGGGCCGCTCTTGAATCCACTAGGACTTGCGAAGGATATCAAGAACGCTAATGACTGGAAGCTTAAGGAGATCAAGAATG GTCGTCTAGCAATGATGGCGATGCTAGGGTTCTTCGTCCAAGCCTCTGTCACTCACACTGGTCCTATCGATAACCTTGTCGAGCATCTCTCTAATCCGTGGCATAAGACCATCATTCAAACCCTCTTCACCTCTACTTCTTAG
- the LOC130504711 gene encoding protein WEAK CHLOROPLAST MOVEMENT UNDER BLUE LIGHT-like 2, with amino-acid sequence MVDDDKVSNDFSLLLDLNEDSSTPFNNSLEYDSSILDLLNLEDGRETPNPFIESLHAPPQEDQHILAEAEPPKVYIAPRVMINHEDSFSLDSRIDSIEDARISLPDSPPRGSQDVVGLSRLRVPVSPRAFVHPRTSGSPRFGSPTSPVLIDTTAPFESVKDAVSKFGGITDWKAHKIQTIERRKTVDQDLEKIQEDMPEYKKQAVVAEEAKEKVMMELERTRSIVEKLKMELEKAEKEEQQAKQDSDLAKLRVEEMEQGIADESSVAAKAQIEVAKARHSSAVSELRNLREEIETVSNEYESLLREKESAERKAEDSVMEAKDVEKQMTGLSIEVIATKQLLESAQAAHLEAEEKKFDAAMARDQDLYNREKELKMVEEEIERLQQEIHAADDVKIKLETASVLQQDLRAEIPAYKDANGKRNNSDIQAAVDSARKELGEVKSNIDKANSEVKTLKIIVGSLQSELEREKKDLSETKRREALSVQRNGEEAREERCTEIAKKLQEANEEAEEAKSLALAAREALRKAKEESDEARTGVSAIESQLAEAKREMEAAKASEKLALAAIKALQETECSKKIEDISSSPRSIIISVEEYYELSKKAHEVEEAANRKLAEIVSQIEAAKEEESRVLEKLEEVNRETALQKEKLKEAMGKVEKARGGTVGMDHELRKWSSEKSPKTSPEGGGKENHDLGKSKSALHSATSFAFGEQGSNNVGDGTNVTPETKKKKKKFSLLPKVFMFLSRKKSNK; translated from the exons ATGGTGGATGATGATAAAGTTTCCAACGACTTTTCTTTACTTCTTGATCTCAATGAAGATTCATCAACGCCTTTCAATAACAGTCTCGAATACGATTCATCCATTCTTGATCTCCTAAACTTGGAAGATGGACGAGAGACACCAAATCCATTTATTGAATCTCTGCATGCTCCACCACAAGAAGATCAACATATTTTAGCTGAAGCAGAGCCACCAAAGGTTTACATCGCGCCAAGAGTCATGATAAACCACGAGGACTCGTTTTCTCTAGACTCTCGAATCGACAGCATAGAAGATGCAAGGATTAGTTTGCCGGATTCACCACCTAGAGGAAGCCAAGATGTCGTCGGTCTCTCACGTCTTAGAGTTCCTGTCTCACCAAGAGCTTTTGTGCATCCGAGAACTTCTGGATCCCCACGTTTTGGGTCACCCACGAGTCCTGTTTTGATCGATACCACTGCCCCGTTCGAATCCGTCAAGGATGCAGTTTCAAAGTTTGGTGGGATCACAGATTGGAAAGCACATAAAATTCAAACAATAGAG AGACGAAAGACAGTGGATCAAGATCTTGAAAAGATACAAGAGGATATGCCTGAGTACAAGAAACAAGCAGTTGTAGCCGAAGAGGCGAAGGAGAAGGTTATGATGGAGCTTGAGAGAACAAGGAGTATCGTCGAAAAGCTAAAAATGGAGCTAGAAAAGGCTGAGAAAGAGGAGCAACAAGCGAAACAAGACTCTGATCTTGCGAAGCTGCGTGTGGAAGAAATGGAACAAGGGATAGCTGACGAGTCGAGCGTAGCAGCCAAAGCGCAGATAGAGGTGGCTAAAGCGAGGCATTCGTCAGCGGTTTCCGAGCTAAGAAACTTAAGAGAGGAGATAGAAACGGTCTCTAATGAGTACGAATCTCTGTTGAGAGAAAAAGAATCGGCAGAGAGGAAAGCAGAGGACTCTGTTATGGAAGCTAAAGATGTAGAGAAACAGATGACGGGTTTGTCAATAGAGGTGATCGCCACTAAGCAGTTATTAGAGTCAGCTCAAGCGGCTCATCTCGAAGCTGAAGAGAAGAAATTTGATGCAGCCATGGCTCGGGACCAGGACCTTTATAACCGCGAAAAGGAACTTAAAATGGTGGAAGAAGAGATCGAGAGGCTTCAACAAGAGATCCATGCGGCAGACGATGTGAAAATCAAACTAGAGACTGCTTCTGTACTTCAGCAAGACCTGAGGGCCGAGATACCGGCTTACAAAGACGCAAACGGTAAGAGAAACAACAGTGACATTCAAGCAGCGGTTGATTCGGCCAGGAAGGAGCTTGGAgaagttaaatcaaacatcgaTAAAGCGAACTCTGAGGTGAAAACGTTGAAGATAATTGTTGGATCATTACAGTCGGAACtcgaaagagagaagaaagatcTCTCGGAGACCAAACGTAGAGAAGCTCTTTCAGTTCAGAGAAACGGAGAAGAGGCAAGAGAGGAGAGATGCACAGAAATAGCCAAGAAGTTGCAAGAAGCTAACGAGGAAGCAGAGGAGGCAAAGTCGCTTGCCTTAGCTGCTCGAGAGGCGCTGAGAAAGGCGAAGGAAGAGTCGGATGAAGCGAGAACAGGAGTCTCTGCAATAGAGAGTCAGTTAGCTGAGGCCAAAAGGGAAATGGAAGCTGCAAAAGCTTCTGAGAAGTTAGCCTTAGCTGCGATAAAAGCGTTGCAGGAGACTGAATGTAGTAAGAAAATTGAAGACATTAGTAGCTCACCAAGAAGCATAATAATATCAGTGGAGGAGTACTATGAGCTAAGCAAGAAGGCACATGAGGTAGAGGAAGCAGCAAACAGAAAACTAGCAGAGATTGTCTCTCAGATCGAGGCGGCTAAGGAAGAGGAATCAAGAGTCTTGGAAAAGCTAGAGGAAGTGAATAGAGAAACAgctttacaaaaagaaaaattaaaagaagcAATGGGGAAAGTAGAGAAGGCCAGAGGTGGTACAGTTGGTATGGATCACGAGTTGCGAAAATGGAGTTCAGAGAAGAGCCCCAAGACTAGTCCAGAGGGTGGTGGAAAGGAGAATCATGACTTAGGCAAGTCCAAATCGGCTTTACATTCAGCAACATCATTTGCATTTGGTGAACAAGGAAGCAACAATGTTGGAGATGGTACTAATGTGACacctgaaacaaagaagaaaaagaagaagttttcCTTGCTGCCAAAAGTCTTCATGTTCTTGTCAAGAAAGAAATCAAACAAGTGA